The sequence TAACCCCAACAAGCACAAAAGAGGCTCACTCTCTATGGCGCATGCCGGAAGAGACACAGGGGGGAGTCAATTTTTCTTGTGTTTTGTGGATTTGCCTCATCTAGATGGCGAGCACACCGTGTTTGGCAAAATCAAAAACGCAGAAAGCCTTAGCGTTTTGGATAAAATCAAACAAGGCGATATTATAGAGAGCGTTGTGTTTAGCTCTTCCCTATAAGGAATAAGAGATTAGACATGCTCATACTCAGCCGCAAAGTTAATGAGGGGATTGTCATTGATGATAACATCCACATTAAAGTCATTTCCATAGACAGAGGGAGTGTGCGTTTAGGGTTTGAAGCCCCTGAAAGCACCCTTATTTTGCGCACTGAACTCAAAGAGGCCATTGTGAGCGAAAACCAAAAAGCTTCTGTGTGCGTAGATGAAAGCTTGTTAGAAAACATCAAAAAGGTCATTAAGCCTTGATGCATGCTTTTGAGGTTTATCCTAAAGTCAATATTTTTTTAAAGATCCTTCACAAAGAAGGGGCTTACCATAAGCTCATTTCTCGCATGTGTTTAGTCAAAGATAAGCTAAAGGATATTATTAGCGTCAAAAGCGCGCTTTCCTTTTCGTTAAAAGGGGATTTTAACTGCCCCTTAGAAGAAAACTCGCTCTTTAAAGCCCTCCAAATTTTAAAAAATTTTTTAAAATCAAAAAATTTCTCTCATTCTGCCATCAAATCCCTAGACACCCTAGCGATTGAAGTGGAAAAAAACATCCCCACTCAAGCCGGATTAGGCGGTGGGAGTGCTGATGCTGGGGGGCTATTGTATCATCTGAATCAGATTTTTGACTGGCGTTTGAGTTTAGAAGAGCTTTATAGCATGGGATCTTTAATGGGTGCGGACACCAATTTTTTCATCTCGCAATACAAAAGCGCTAACGCTACTTCTTATGGCGAAGTCATTGAAAATTTTGAAGAAGAGCCTTTAGAAAATCGCCTAGAAATCTATGTGCCAAATCATGTTTTTTGCAGCACCAAAGCCGTTTATCAAGCCTATAAACCTGAAACTTGTTTTTCTCAAGCTAAAGAATGGCTTAAAAAGCCGAGTTTGGAATGCCTAAAGACTTATGATAGAAACGGATTAAACGATCTTTTAAAGCCGGCTTTACTCACTAACCAAGCCTTAAGAGATATAGAAAGCGAATTAGGCAAGGAGTGGTTTTTTAGCGGGAGCGGGAGCGCGTTTTTTAGGCTAAAGCCTGCGTTAAAAGGGGGCGAATGAAGCTCATTGCCAGCAATAAAAAAGCCTATTTTGACTATGAAATTTTGGAAACTTTAGAAGCAGGATTAGTGCTTTTAGGCTCTGAAGTGAAGGCTTTGAGGCAAACTAGGGTGAATTTAAAAGATAATTTTGTTAAAATAATCAAAGGAGAAGCTTTTTTATTTGGTGTTCATATATCATATTTAGATACAATCCATGCGTATTACAAGCCCAATGAAAGGCGAGAGCGTAAGTTGCTTTTACACAAAAAGCAATTATTGAAATGGCAGATTGAAGCGTCTAAAGAACGCTTGAGTATCGTGGGATTGAAATTGTATTTTAACCAAAGAAATAGAGCTAAAATCCAAATTGCTTTAGTGAAAGGAAAAAGATTGCACGACAAAAGACAAAGTCTCAAAGAAAAAGCGCTCAATAAAGAAATTCTTGCTGATTTAAAACACCACTTTAAAGGATAATAATGAAAGAAATGGTAGATTATGGGGTTATAGGGTTTTTGATCTTTCTCTCTGTTATCGTTATAGCGATCGCAATAGAAAGGTTATGGTTTTTTGCCACTCTTCGTGTGGATGACTACACAGACAAGCGTAAATTAGAACTGGCCTTACACAAACGATTGACTTTAGTGGCCACGATTGGCTCTAACGCCCCTTATATCGGTCTTTTAGGAACGGTTATGGGGATCATGCTCACTTTTATGGATTTAGGCTCCGCTTCTGGCATTGACACTAAAGCGATCATGACTAATTTAGCCCTTGCTTTAAAAGCGACTGGCATGGGGTTATTGGTGGCGATCCCTGCGATTGTGATTTATAACTTGCTAGTGAGAAAAAGCGAGATTTTAGTCACTAAATGGGATATTTTCCACCACCCGGTTGACACGCAATCCCATGAGATTTACAACAAAGCTAAGGATTAAGCGGTGAAAAAAGTAGAATCCATGAATGTGGTGCCTTTCATTGACATCATGCTTGTGTTGCTAGTGATCGTGCTTACAACAGCGTCTTTTGTGCAAACTTCAAAGCTCCCTATCA is a genomic window of Helicobacter pylori oki112 containing:
- a CDS encoding carbon storage regulator, whose amino-acid sequence is MLILSRKVNEGIVIDDNIHIKVISIDRGSVRLGFEAPESTLILRTELKEAIVSENQKASVCVDESLLENIKKVIKP
- the smpB gene encoding SsrA-binding protein, encoding MKLIASNKKAYFDYEILETLEAGLVLLGSEVKALRQTRVNLKDNFVKIIKGEAFLFGVHISYLDTIHAYYKPNERRERKLLLHKKQLLKWQIEASKERLSIVGLKLYFNQRNRAKIQIALVKGKRLHDKRQSLKEKALNKEILADLKHHFKG
- a CDS encoding 4-(cytidine 5'-diphospho)-2-C-methyl-D-erythritol kinase codes for the protein MHAFEVYPKVNIFLKILHKEGAYHKLISRMCLVKDKLKDIISVKSALSFSLKGDFNCPLEENSLFKALQILKNFLKSKNFSHSAIKSLDTLAIEVEKNIPTQAGLGGGSADAGGLLYHLNQIFDWRLSLEELYSMGSLMGADTNFFISQYKSANATSYGEVIENFEEEPLENRLEIYVPNHVFCSTKAVYQAYKPETCFSQAKEWLKKPSLECLKTYDRNGLNDLLKPALLTNQALRDIESELGKEWFFSGSGSAFFRLKPALKGGE
- the exbB gene encoding TonB-system energizer ExbB, which codes for MKEMVDYGVIGFLIFLSVIVIAIAIERLWFFATLRVDDYTDKRKLELALHKRLTLVATIGSNAPYIGLLGTVMGIMLTFMDLGSASGIDTKAIMTNLALALKATGMGLLVAIPAIVIYNLLVRKSEILVTKWDIFHHPVDTQSHEIYNKAKD